Proteins found in one Asterias rubens chromosome 12, eAstRub1.3, whole genome shotgun sequence genomic segment:
- the LOC117297413 gene encoding uncharacterized protein LOC117297413 has translation MGGWKLESVRMGIYVFFPVAMFYCFNRTELFEKYVTQKVKVMYPSEDQMHRKEFDDLRARMEERKAVKQKQQEDESLRQMEIARASQTS, from the exons ATGGGTGGCTGGAAACTGGAATCTGTCCGA ATGGGCATCTATGTCTTCTTTCCTGTTGCAATGTTCTACTGTTTCAATAGAActgaactttttgagaaatacgTCACTCAGAAAGTG aaaGTAATGTATCCTTCGGAAGACCAAATGCAT CGGAAGGAATTTGATGACCTCAGAGCAAGGATGGAAGAAAGAAAAGCTGTGaagcaaaaacaacaagaagATGAAAGTCTTCGCCAGATGGAGATCGCCAGAGCATCTCAAACGTCATAG